One genomic segment of Pseudomonas fortuita includes these proteins:
- the der gene encoding ribosome biogenesis GTPase Der translates to MVPVIALVGRPNVGKSTMFNRLTKTRDAIVGDLSGLTRDRQYGDASWQGRSFILIDTGGITGDEVGMDEKMAEQSLMAIEEADYVLFLVDARAGMTAADQMIAEHLRKRNKSAILVANKIDNIDPDVARAEFSPMGMGNAIPVAGSQGRGISALMEAVLGHLPRDAEEEALDQDVAEGEEAVRIPGPSEKDGIKIAIIGRPNVGKSTLVNRMLGEERVVVYDEPGTTRDSIYIPFERDGDKYTFIDTAGVRKRGKIHEEVEKFSVVKTLQAIKDANVVIFVMDAREGVVDHDLNLLGFALEAGRAIVIALNKWDGMEPGERAYVKTELERRLFFVDFADIHFISALHGTGVGNLYKSVQAAFTSAVTRWPTSRLTQILEDAVSEHQPPLVNGRRIKLRYAHLGGANPPLIVIHGNQTESIPKSYSRYLENTYRRVLKLVGTPIRIEYKGGENPFEGKKNTLTDRQVNKKRRLMSHHKKAEKKRRDKR, encoded by the coding sequence ATGGTTCCCGTAATTGCCCTGGTGGGCCGCCCGAACGTCGGCAAATCCACCATGTTCAACCGCCTGACCAAAACCCGCGATGCAATCGTGGGTGACCTGTCAGGCCTGACCCGTGACCGCCAGTATGGTGATGCCAGCTGGCAGGGTCGTTCCTTCATCCTGATCGACACCGGCGGTATTACCGGTGACGAAGTGGGCATGGATGAAAAAATGGCCGAGCAGTCGCTCATGGCCATTGAAGAAGCCGACTACGTGCTGTTCCTGGTCGACGCCCGCGCCGGTATGACCGCCGCCGACCAGATGATTGCCGAGCACCTGCGCAAGCGCAACAAGTCGGCGATTCTGGTCGCCAACAAGATCGACAACATCGACCCCGACGTGGCTCGCGCCGAGTTCTCGCCGATGGGTATGGGCAACGCCATTCCGGTGGCGGGCTCCCAAGGTCGTGGTATCAGCGCCCTGATGGAAGCTGTGCTCGGCCACCTGCCGCGTGATGCCGAGGAAGAAGCCCTCGACCAGGACGTCGCAGAAGGCGAGGAGGCCGTGCGCATTCCTGGCCCAAGCGAGAAGGATGGCATCAAGATCGCCATCATCGGCCGCCCGAACGTCGGCAAGTCGACCCTGGTCAACCGCATGCTCGGCGAAGAACGTGTGGTGGTCTACGATGAGCCGGGCACTACCCGAGACAGTATCTACATCCCGTTCGAGCGTGATGGTGACAAGTACACCTTCATCGACACCGCCGGGGTGCGCAAGCGCGGCAAGATCCACGAGGAAGTCGAGAAGTTCTCGGTGGTCAAGACGCTGCAGGCGATCAAGGACGCCAACGTCGTCATCTTCGTCATGGACGCCCGTGAAGGGGTGGTTGATCATGACCTGAACCTGCTGGGCTTCGCCCTCGAAGCCGGCCGCGCCATCGTCATTGCGCTGAACAAGTGGGATGGCATGGAGCCGGGTGAGCGTGCCTACGTGAAGACCGAGCTGGAGCGCCGGCTGTTCTTCGTCGACTTCGCCGACATCCACTTCATCTCCGCCTTGCACGGCACCGGCGTGGGCAACCTGTACAAGTCGGTGCAGGCCGCGTTCACCTCGGCTGTGACCCGCTGGCCAACCAGCCGCCTGACACAGATCCTCGAAGATGCGGTCAGCGAGCACCAGCCGCCGCTGGTCAATGGCCGCCGCATCAAGCTGCGCTATGCCCACCTGGGTGGTGCCAACCCGCCGCTGATCGTGATCCACGGTAACCAGACCGAGAGCATTCCCAAGTCGTACTCGCGTTACCTGGAAAACACCTACCGCCGGGTGCTGAAGCTGGTCGGTACGCCGATCCGCATCGAGTACAAGGGCGGGGAGAACCCGTTCGAGGGCAAGAAGAACACCCTCACCGACCGCCAGGTCAACAAGAAGCGCCGCTTGATGTCGCACCACAAGAAGGCCGAGAAGAAGCGCCGCGACAAGCGCTGA
- a CDS encoding pyridoxal phosphate-dependent aminotransferase, translated as MIRSKLPNVGTTIFTTMSQLAVQTGALNLSQGFPDFNGPQALLDAVGRHVAAGHNQYSPMTGLPALRQQVAAKVARLYGAQVDADQEVTITPGATEAIFCAIQAVVHAGDEVIVFDPCYDSYEPSVELAGGRCVHVQLSDGDFRIDWQTFSDALSPRTRMVILNSPHNPSGALITREDLEQLAMLIADRDIYLVSDEVYEHLVYDGVHHASVLAHEQLYQRAFVVSSFGKTYHVTGWKTGYVIAPPALSAELRKVHQYVNFCGVTPLQCALADFMAEHPEHIDELPAFYQAKRDLFCGLLEGSRFNFTRTAGTYFQLVDYSQIRPDLNDVDMSLWLTREHGVATIPVSVFYQQPIPEQRLVRLCFAKREETLRQAAERLCAI; from the coding sequence ATGATCCGCAGCAAACTGCCGAATGTCGGCACGACCATCTTCACCACCATGTCCCAGCTCGCCGTGCAGACTGGCGCGCTCAACCTGTCCCAGGGTTTCCCTGATTTCAACGGCCCGCAGGCCCTGCTCGATGCAGTGGGCCGGCATGTGGCTGCCGGGCACAACCAGTATTCGCCAATGACCGGCCTGCCGGCTTTGCGCCAGCAGGTGGCGGCCAAGGTGGCGCGGCTGTATGGCGCACAGGTGGATGCCGACCAGGAAGTGACCATCACCCCTGGTGCCACCGAGGCGATCTTCTGTGCCATCCAGGCGGTGGTCCATGCCGGTGACGAGGTCATTGTCTTCGACCCGTGCTACGACAGCTACGAACCTTCGGTGGAACTGGCCGGTGGTCGCTGCGTGCATGTGCAACTGAGCGACGGCGACTTCCGTATCGACTGGCAGACGTTCAGTGATGCCCTGAGCCCGCGCACCCGCATGGTCATCCTCAACTCGCCGCACAACCCCAGTGGCGCCCTGATCACCCGCGAAGACCTTGAACAGTTGGCAATGCTGATTGCCGACCGCGATATCTACCTGGTCAGCGATGAGGTCTACGAGCATCTGGTGTACGACGGCGTCCACCACGCCAGCGTACTGGCCCACGAGCAGTTGTATCAACGTGCCTTTGTGGTCAGCTCGTTCGGTAAGACCTATCACGTGACCGGCTGGAAGACCGGCTATGTGATTGCGCCCCCGGCGTTGAGTGCAGAGCTGCGCAAGGTGCACCAGTACGTCAACTTCTGTGGTGTGACGCCGCTGCAGTGCGCCCTGGCCGACTTCATGGCCGAGCACCCTGAGCATATCGATGAACTGCCGGCTTTCTATCAGGCCAAGCGCGATCTGTTCTGCGGCTTGCTGGAGGGCTCACGCTTCAACTTTACCCGCACGGCGGGCACTTATTTCCAGCTGGTGGATTACTCGCAGATCCGCCCGGACCTGAACGATGTCGACATGTCGCTGTGGCTCACCCGCGAGCACGGTGTGGCGACCATCCCGGTATCGGTGTTCTACCAGCAACCCATCCCCGAGCAACGCCTGGTACGCCTGTGCTTTGCCAAACGTGAGGAGACGCTGCGTCAGGCAGCGGAACGACTATGCGCGATCTGA
- a CDS encoding amidohydrolase: protein MRDLSTLPNLKVALVQTTLAWHDREANYAHFEVLLEQVGEVDLVILPEMFTTGFSMQSESLAEPENGPTYKWLKAQAKKYNAVITGSVIIQAADGSHRNRLLWARPDGEILHYDKRHLFRMAGEHKHYTPGERQVQFELKGWRIRPLICYDLRFPVWSRDAQDTDLLLYTANWPAARRQHWNRLLPARGIENLCYVAAVNRVGTDGKGFAYSGDSQVLDFQGESLLSAGEADGVFTAVLSAAELAAYRAKFPANLDADTFDLH from the coding sequence ATGCGCGATCTGAGCACACTGCCCAACCTGAAAGTCGCCCTGGTGCAAACGACCCTGGCCTGGCACGACCGCGAGGCCAACTATGCGCACTTCGAGGTGCTGCTGGAACAGGTCGGGGAGGTGGATCTGGTGATCTTGCCTGAGATGTTCACCACGGGTTTCTCGATGCAGTCCGAAAGCCTGGCCGAGCCGGAAAATGGGCCGACCTATAAGTGGCTGAAGGCCCAGGCGAAGAAGTACAACGCGGTGATTACCGGCAGCGTGATCATCCAGGCCGCCGATGGCAGCCACCGCAATCGCCTGCTGTGGGCCCGGCCGGACGGCGAAATTCTGCACTACGACAAGCGCCACCTGTTCCGCATGGCCGGTGAGCACAAGCACTACACCCCCGGTGAACGCCAGGTGCAGTTCGAGCTCAAGGGCTGGCGGATCCGCCCGCTGATTTGCTACGACCTGCGCTTCCCGGTGTGGAGCCGTGACGCTCAGGACACGGACCTGCTGCTGTATACCGCCAACTGGCCGGCGGCGCGCCGCCAGCACTGGAATCGTCTGCTGCCGGCGCGGGGCATCGAGAACCTGTGCTATGTGGCGGCCGTGAACCGGGTGGGCACGGACGGCAAGGGCTTTGCTTATTCGGGCGACAGCCAGGTGCTGGACTTCCAGGGCGAGAGCCTGCTCAGTGCCGGTGAGGCAGACGGGGTATTTACCGCCGTGTTGAGCGCTGCGGAACTGGCGGCGTACCGGGCCAAATTCCCGGCCAACCTGGATGCCGATACCTTCGATTTACACTGA
- a CDS encoding PepSY domain-containing protein, which yields MVKKTLFQLHWFFGITAGLVLALMGITGALYSFQEELLRAFNADVLKVEVRAEGVLPPAELVQRVEAQQHDKVSMLWVDVREGNAARIFFTPAPGERRGELRYADPYTGELKGEVAGQGFFNLMLNLHRFLAMGDTGRQITGACTLMLVFFCLSGLYLRWPRKALDWRTWLTFDWAKKGRAFNWDLHAVAGTWCLLFYLLFALTGLFWSYEWYREGLNKLLADAPAAGQQQKRGEGRGRHGPQKVDKNAPPLVVDYDAIWANLKDAAGPGLATYNLRLPPVGGQPANLFYLLDSADHPRAFNTLMLDPATGQVKKHDRYADKSFKAQLLQSVYALHVGEYFGLPGRIIVTLASLTMPLFFVTGWLLYLDRRRKKRQVRAARGNVASSNGSDDSWLIGFASQSGFAEQLAWQSAGQLQAAGLPVQVRALAELREDDLRQARRALFVVSTFGDGEAPDSARAFERKVLGQPWALNNLNYALLALGDRQYPHFCGFARRLQAWLGERGASSAFSPVEVDNADQAALQQWQQELAQLTGAQPVAAWQPPSFGNWSLVRRELLNPGSQGQPVYLLGLLAEEPASWDAGDLVEILPLNGQPRIDAFLKGMAQDASARVHVNGLDETLAQALAGRQLPARRDHLIGLQPQALVDALVPIGSREYSIASIASDGVLQLIVRQERHSDGNLGLGSGWLTEYLPLNGTLSLRLRRNSGFHLPEAAAPMILIGNGTGLAGLRSLIRARVNAGEQRNWLLFGERNQAHDLLCGDELQGWLQSGDLARLDLAFSRDQAEKVYVQDVLLQQADEFKRWVADGACVYVCGSLQGMAAGVDAALNGMLGEAAVQQLIEDGRYRRDVY from the coding sequence GTGGTGAAGAAGACGCTGTTCCAATTGCACTGGTTCTTTGGCATCACCGCTGGCCTGGTGCTGGCCCTGATGGGCATCACCGGGGCCCTGTACTCGTTCCAGGAAGAACTGCTGCGTGCGTTCAATGCCGATGTACTCAAAGTAGAAGTGCGCGCCGAAGGCGTGCTGCCTCCGGCCGAGCTGGTGCAACGGGTCGAAGCCCAGCAGCATGACAAGGTGTCGATGCTGTGGGTGGACGTGCGTGAAGGCAACGCCGCACGTATCTTCTTCACGCCAGCACCGGGCGAGCGCCGAGGCGAGCTGCGCTATGCCGACCCGTATACGGGCGAACTCAAAGGTGAAGTGGCCGGGCAAGGCTTCTTCAACCTCATGCTCAACCTGCACCGCTTCCTGGCCATGGGCGACACCGGCCGGCAGATCACCGGTGCCTGTACCCTGATGCTGGTGTTCTTCTGCCTGTCCGGCCTTTACCTGCGCTGGCCGCGCAAGGCGCTGGACTGGCGCACCTGGCTGACCTTCGACTGGGCCAAGAAAGGCCGTGCCTTCAACTGGGACCTGCACGCCGTGGCAGGCACCTGGTGCCTGCTGTTCTATCTTCTGTTCGCCCTTACCGGCCTGTTCTGGTCCTATGAGTGGTACCGCGAAGGCCTGAACAAGCTGCTGGCCGACGCCCCGGCAGCCGGCCAGCAACAAAAACGCGGTGAAGGCCGTGGCCGCCACGGCCCGCAGAAAGTCGACAAGAACGCCCCGCCGCTGGTGGTCGACTATGACGCCATCTGGGCCAACCTCAAGGACGCCGCAGGCCCAGGCCTTGCCACGTACAACCTGCGCCTGCCACCGGTTGGCGGCCAGCCAGCCAACCTGTTCTACCTGCTGGACAGCGCCGACCACCCACGCGCCTTCAACACCCTGATGCTGGACCCGGCCACCGGCCAGGTAAAAAAACACGACCGCTACGCCGACAAATCCTTCAAGGCCCAACTGCTGCAGAGCGTCTACGCCCTGCACGTTGGCGAATACTTCGGCCTGCCAGGGCGCATCATCGTCACCCTCGCCAGCCTGACCATGCCGCTGTTCTTCGTCACGGGCTGGCTGCTGTACCTCGACCGCCGCCGCAAGAAGCGCCAGGTACGCGCAGCCCGTGGCAACGTTGCCAGCAGCAATGGCAGCGACGACAGCTGGTTGATCGGCTTCGCCAGCCAAAGCGGCTTTGCCGAGCAACTGGCCTGGCAAAGTGCCGGCCAGTTGCAGGCAGCTGGCTTGCCAGTGCAGGTACGTGCACTGGCCGAACTGCGTGAAGACGACTTGCGCCAGGCCCGCCGTGCGCTGTTCGTGGTCAGTACTTTTGGCGACGGCGAAGCACCCGACAGCGCCCGCGCGTTCGAGCGCAAGGTGCTCGGCCAGCCTTGGGCGCTGAACAACCTCAACTACGCCCTGCTCGCCCTCGGCGACCGTCAGTACCCGCACTTCTGCGGCTTCGCCCGCCGCCTGCAGGCCTGGCTGGGAGAGCGCGGAGCCAGCAGTGCATTCAGCCCAGTGGAGGTGGACAACGCCGACCAGGCCGCCCTGCAGCAATGGCAGCAGGAACTGGCACAACTGACGGGCGCCCAGCCGGTGGCCGCCTGGCAGCCGCCAAGCTTTGGCAACTGGTCACTGGTGCGTCGCGAACTGCTCAACCCGGGCAGCCAAGGCCAGCCGGTGTACTTGCTCGGCCTGCTGGCTGAAGAGCCTGCAAGTTGGGACGCTGGCGACCTGGTGGAGATACTGCCACTCAATGGGCAACCAAGGATCGACGCGTTCCTCAAAGGCATGGCGCAGGACGCCAGTGCACGGGTACACGTGAACGGTCTGGACGAAACCCTTGCCCAAGCCCTCGCTGGCCGCCAGTTGCCGGCGCGCCGTGATCACCTGATCGGCTTGCAGCCGCAAGCGCTGGTCGACGCTCTGGTGCCAATCGGCAGCCGCGAATACTCCATCGCCTCCATCGCCAGTGATGGCGTGCTGCAGCTGATCGTACGCCAGGAGCGCCATAGCGATGGCAACCTGGGCCTGGGCTCTGGCTGGCTCACCGAATACCTGCCACTAAACGGTACGCTGAGCCTGCGCCTGCGGCGCAACAGCGGCTTCCACCTGCCGGAGGCAGCTGCACCGATGATCCTGATCGGTAACGGCACGGGCCTGGCCGGCCTGCGCAGCCTGATCCGGGCCCGGGTGAACGCTGGCGAACAGCGCAACTGGCTGCTGTTTGGCGAGCGTAATCAGGCGCATGACCTGCTGTGTGGTGACGAGCTGCAAGGGTGGCTGCAAAGCGGCGACCTGGCACGCCTGGACCTTGCGTTTTCGCGGGATCAGGCCGAGAAAGTGTATGTGCAGGATGTGTTGCTGCAGCAGGCCGACGAATTCAAGCGCTGGGTGGCGGATGGCGCCTGTGTGTATGTCTGCGGCAGCCTGCAAGGGATGGCTGCGGGGGTAGATGCGGCGCTCAACGGCATGCTTGGTGAGGCCGCTGTGCAGCAGTTGATCGAGGATGGGCGGTATCGGCGAGATGTTTACTGA
- a CDS encoding TonB-dependent receptor, producing MRQYVPSAVSSPRLIVSAIGVALSASSVYAADPAASSAITLDATSVNGKAEQASTDYKVEKAASQKYTAPLVDTPRSVTVIPQQVIKDTNALTLQDALRTVPGITFGAGEGGNPQGDRPFIRGFDAQGDTYLDGVRDTGAQTREIFAIESVEVAKGPNSAIGGRGAAGGTINLVSKRAHLGNSLDGAWTWGSDQTQRYTFDGNYQFSDTVAGRLNLMTHESNVAGRDKVNYDRWGIAPSLAFGLGTPTRVNLDYYHLESDDLPDSGIPYTIPTNGSAGRTSAHPSKPNDGGDSDNFYGLTGRDFRKSRVDIATFAVEHDLTDSLTIKNTLRHGNSMQDYILTQPDDSKGNVNNGSVWRRANTRVGNTATTTNQTDLFGEFYVGGMKNSFSTGIELSREESDRSSYTVDTDTVPGGAANTNCTPGMIGATSGYNCTSLSNPNPDDPWNGAISRNYAGTTTNSKTRALYVFDTLELTPEWLVNMGLRYDHFDTDYKTYNAAGTTTAKGKDVSEFVTGQLGLVWKPAENGSIYVSYATSATPPGSMLGEGTEGNPLGGTPDRTGNLLASDMEPEETTNYEIGTKWDLLDQRLSLTAALFRTEKENARVQVDTTTYENVGETRVQGIELSASGKITDKWQVFAGYTYMQARQIDGGPLGKANDGNQLPNTPNNSASLWTTYSITPKLTVGGGAFYVDDVYGSVANTTMVDSYVRYDAMAAYKLTKNVDLQLNVQNLTNEVYYDKAFSTHFANQAAGRTALLTTSVHF from the coding sequence ATGCGCCAGTACGTACCATCTGCAGTGAGTTCGCCACGCCTGATCGTATCCGCCATCGGCGTCGCGCTTAGCGCCTCGTCGGTGTATGCCGCCGACCCGGCCGCCAGCAGTGCCATCACCCTCGATGCCACCAGCGTCAACGGCAAGGCTGAACAAGCCAGCACCGATTACAAGGTCGAAAAAGCCGCTTCGCAGAAGTACACCGCGCCGCTGGTGGACACCCCGCGCTCGGTCACCGTGATCCCGCAGCAAGTGATCAAGGACACCAATGCCCTGACCCTGCAGGACGCCCTGCGTACCGTGCCAGGCATCACGTTTGGCGCCGGTGAAGGTGGCAACCCGCAGGGCGATCGCCCGTTCATCCGTGGCTTCGACGCTCAGGGCGATACGTACCTGGACGGCGTGCGTGACACTGGCGCGCAAACCCGCGAAATCTTCGCCATCGAGTCGGTGGAAGTGGCCAAGGGCCCGAACTCGGCCATCGGTGGCCGTGGCGCCGCCGGCGGTACCATCAACCTGGTCAGCAAGCGCGCGCACCTGGGCAACTCGCTGGACGGTGCCTGGACCTGGGGCAGCGACCAGACCCAGCGCTACACCTTCGATGGCAACTACCAGTTCAGCGATACCGTTGCCGGCCGCCTGAACCTGATGACCCACGAAAGCAACGTTGCCGGCCGCGACAAGGTCAATTACGACCGCTGGGGTATCGCCCCGTCGCTGGCCTTCGGCCTGGGAACGCCGACCCGCGTCAACCTCGACTACTACCACCTGGAAAGCGATGACCTGCCGGATTCGGGCATTCCGTACACCATCCCGACCAACGGCAGCGCCGGGCGCACCTCGGCCCACCCGAGCAAGCCGAATGACGGCGGCGACAGCGACAATTTCTACGGCCTGACCGGTCGCGACTTCCGCAAGAGCCGTGTAGACATCGCCACCTTCGCGGTCGAGCATGACCTGACCGACTCGCTGACCATCAAGAACACCCTGCGTCACGGCAACAGCATGCAGGACTACATCCTGACCCAGCCTGACGACAGCAAGGGCAACGTCAACAACGGCAGCGTCTGGCGCCGTGCCAATACCCGCGTGGGCAACACCGCCACGACCACCAACCAGACCGACCTGTTCGGCGAGTTCTACGTCGGTGGCATGAAAAACAGCTTCTCGACCGGTATCGAACTGAGCCGCGAAGAGAGCGACCGTTCGTCCTACACCGTCGACACCGACACGGTCCCTGGCGGCGCTGCCAATACCAACTGCACCCCCGGCATGATCGGTGCCACCAGCGGCTACAACTGCACCTCGCTGAGCAACCCGAACCCGGATGACCCGTGGAACGGTGCCATTTCGCGCAACTACGCCGGCACCACCACCAACAGCAAGACCCGTGCACTGTACGTATTCGACACCCTGGAGCTGACCCCCGAGTGGCTGGTCAACATGGGCCTGCGCTACGACCACTTCGACACCGACTACAAGACCTACAACGCTGCTGGCACCACCACCGCCAAAGGCAAGGATGTCAGCGAGTTCGTGACCGGCCAACTGGGCCTGGTGTGGAAACCGGCGGAAAACGGCAGTATCTACGTTTCCTACGCCACTTCTGCAACGCCACCAGGCTCGATGCTCGGCGAAGGTACAGAAGGCAACCCGCTGGGTGGCACCCCTGACCGTACCGGCAACCTGTTGGCCAGTGACATGGAGCCAGAGGAAACCACCAACTACGAAATCGGTACCAAATGGGACCTGCTCGACCAGCGCCTGTCGCTGACCGCCGCGCTGTTCCGCACCGAGAAGGAAAACGCCCGCGTCCAGGTGGACACCACCACCTACGAAAACGTCGGCGAAACCCGCGTACAAGGCATCGAACTGTCGGCCAGCGGCAAGATCACCGACAAGTGGCAGGTATTCGCCGGCTACACCTACATGCAGGCTCGCCAGATCGACGGCGGCCCACTGGGCAAGGCCAACGATGGCAACCAGTTGCCGAACACCCCGAACAACAGCGCCAGCCTGTGGACGACCTACTCGATCACGCCAAAGCTGACCGTGGGTGGCGGTGCGTTCTACGTGGATGACGTGTACGGCAGCGTGGCCAACACCACCATGGTTGACAGCTACGTACGCTACGACGCCATGGCCGCCTACAAGCTGACCAAGAACGTCGACTTGCAGTTGAACGTGCAGAACCTGACCAACGAGGTGTACTACGACAAGGCCTTCTCTACCCACTTCGCCAACCAGGCGGCCGGGCGGACTGCACTGCTGACCACCAGCGTGCACTTCTAA
- a CDS encoding Fe2+-dependent dioxygenase encodes MLLHIPGLFDADELARIREALEQADWADGKVTAGYQSAKAKHNLQLPEGHPLAKEIGTALIDRLWKTPRFMSAALPHKVFPPLINCYREGGNFGFHIDNALRQPKGSPERVRTDLSSTLFLSDPDSYDGGELVIQDTYGVQQVKLAAGDLVLYPGTSLHKVNPVTRGQRYAAFFWTQSLVREDSQRALLFEMDNAIQQLTADVPEHPSLLQLTGTYHNLLRRWAEV; translated from the coding sequence ATGCTGCTTCACATCCCAGGCCTGTTTGACGCTGACGAACTGGCCCGTATCCGCGAGGCGCTGGAGCAGGCCGACTGGGCCGATGGCAAGGTGACTGCCGGTTACCAGTCGGCCAAGGCCAAACACAACCTGCAGTTGCCGGAAGGGCACCCGTTGGCCAAGGAAATCGGCACTGCGCTGATCGACCGCCTGTGGAAAACCCCGCGCTTCATGTCGGCGGCCCTGCCGCACAAGGTGTTTCCGCCGTTGATCAACTGCTACCGCGAGGGTGGCAATTTCGGCTTTCATATCGATAACGCCCTGCGTCAGCCCAAGGGCAGCCCGGAGCGGGTACGCACCGACCTGTCTTCCACGCTGTTCCTCAGCGACCCGGACAGCTACGACGGTGGTGAGCTGGTGATCCAGGACACCTATGGCGTGCAGCAGGTCAAACTGGCTGCCGGTGACCTGGTGCTGTACCCCGGCACCAGCCTGCACAAGGTCAACCCGGTGACCCGGGGCCAGCGTTATGCTGCGTTCTTCTGGACTCAAAGCCTGGTGCGCGAGGACAGCCAGCGGGCGCTGTTGTTCGAGATGGACAATGCTATCCAGCAACTGACTGCCGATGTACCGGAGCACCCTTCGTTGCTACAACTGACCGGCACCTATCACAACCTGCTACGCCGCTGGGCCGAGGTCTGA
- a CDS encoding tetratricopeptide repeat protein: MSYQLRREEAVDVAGLKAMLEHSPGQAAQAILAAAGQGVVEAQLLLGQILLDGRGIEADEAVARRWFGIAAQGGSAMAHNMLGRCLEHGWGGDQDVAQAAIHYARAADVGLDWGLYNLGNLLATGRGVPANQAQALLCYEKAAQMGHAKSMNLYGRYLELGIATAAGPARAVRWYRRSAQAGDFRGMFSLATVLLERGQAAEAEPWLARARKEGNVNFLKSALATLQTGGAPMAAYVQAYAEELQQRVAEETSTA; encoded by the coding sequence GTGTCTTACCAATTGCGGCGTGAAGAAGCGGTGGATGTCGCCGGCCTCAAGGCCATGCTCGAACACAGCCCCGGCCAAGCCGCCCAGGCGATCCTGGCGGCCGCCGGGCAGGGCGTGGTCGAGGCGCAGTTGCTGCTCGGGCAGATCCTGCTCGACGGGCGTGGCATCGAGGCGGATGAGGCCGTGGCGCGGCGCTGGTTCGGTATCGCCGCCCAGGGCGGCAGTGCCATGGCGCACAACATGCTTGGCCGGTGCCTGGAACATGGTTGGGGTGGTGATCAGGATGTGGCCCAGGCAGCCATTCACTATGCGCGCGCGGCCGATGTCGGTCTGGACTGGGGCCTTTACAACTTAGGCAACCTGTTGGCCACGGGGCGTGGGGTGCCGGCCAACCAGGCCCAGGCCCTGCTCTGTTACGAGAAGGCCGCGCAGATGGGCCATGCCAAGTCGATGAACCTGTACGGGCGCTATCTTGAGCTCGGCATTGCCACGGCGGCGGGCCCCGCGCGGGCCGTGCGCTGGTATCGGCGCTCGGCGCAGGCGGGAGACTTTCGTGGGATGTTCAGCCTCGCGACGGTGCTGCTCGAGCGAGGGCAGGCTGCTGAGGCCGAGCCTTGGCTGGCGCGTGCACGAAAGGAGGGCAATGTGAACTTCCTCAAGAGCGCACTGGCCACACTGCAGACTGGCGGGGCACCGATGGCAGCCTATGTGCAAGCCTATGCCGAAGAACTGCAGCAACGAGTTGCCGAGGAAACGTCCACAGCTTAG
- a CDS encoding type III PLP-dependent enzyme, producing the protein MSIQVEDYFARDTFQKMKAFADKQETPFVLIDTQMISQAYDDLRAGFEFAKVYYAVKANPAVEIIDLLKEKGSSFDIASIYELDKVMDRGVSADRISYGNTIKKSKDIRYFYEKGVRLYATDSEADLRNIAKAAPGSKVYVRILTEGSTTADWPLSRKFGCQTDMAMDLLILARDLGLVPYGISFHVGSQQRDISVWDAAIAKVKVIFERLKEEDGIELKLINMGGGFPANYITRTNSLETYAEEIIRFLKEDFGDELPEIILEPGRSLIANAGILVSEVVLVARKSRTAVERWIYTDVGKFSGLIETMDEAIKFPIWTEKKGEAEEVVIAGPTCDSADIMYENYKYGLPLNLAIGDRLYWLSTGAYTTSYSAVEFNGFPPLKAYYL; encoded by the coding sequence ATGTCGATCCAGGTCGAAGATTATTTCGCGCGTGACACGTTCCAGAAAATGAAGGCGTTCGCCGACAAGCAGGAAACCCCGTTCGTACTCATCGATACCCAGATGATCAGCCAGGCCTATGACGACCTGCGTGCGGGCTTCGAGTTCGCCAAGGTCTACTACGCCGTCAAGGCCAACCCTGCCGTCGAAATCATCGACCTGCTCAAAGAGAAAGGTTCGAGCTTCGACATCGCCTCGATCTACGAGCTGGACAAGGTGATGGACCGCGGCGTCAGCGCTGACCGCATCAGCTACGGCAACACCATCAAGAAGTCCAAGGACATCCGCTACTTCTACGAGAAGGGCGTGCGCCTGTACGCCACCGACTCGGAAGCCGACCTGCGCAATATTGCCAAGGCCGCACCGGGTTCGAAAGTGTACGTGCGTATCCTGACTGAAGGCTCCACCACTGCCGACTGGCCACTGTCCCGTAAATTCGGCTGCCAGACCGACATGGCCATGGACCTGCTGATCCTCGCGCGTGACCTGGGCCTGGTGCCTTACGGCATCTCCTTCCACGTGGGCTCGCAGCAGCGCGACATCAGCGTGTGGGACGCCGCCATCGCCAAGGTCAAAGTGATCTTCGAGCGCCTGAAGGAAGAAGACGGCATCGAGCTGAAGCTGATCAACATGGGTGGCGGCTTCCCGGCCAACTACATCACCCGTACCAACAGCCTGGAAACCTACGCCGAAGAAATCATCCGCTTCCTCAAGGAAGACTTTGGTGACGAGCTGCCGGAAATCATCCTGGAGCCAGGCCGTTCGCTGATTGCCAACGCCGGTATCCTGGTCAGCGAAGTGGTGCTGGTGGCGCGCAAATCGCGCACTGCCGTCGAGCGCTGGATCTACACCGACGTGGGCAAGTTTTCTGGCCTGATCGAAACCATGGACGAAGCCATCAAGTTCCCGATCTGGACCGAAAAGAAAGGCGAAGCCGAAGAAGTCGTCATCGCCGGCCCGACCTGCGACAGTGCCGACATCATGTACGAAAACTACAAATACGGCCTGCCGCTGAACCTGGCCATCGGTGACCGCCTGTACTGGCTGTCGACCGGTGCCTACACCACCAGCTACAGCGCGGTGGAATTCAACGGCTTCCCGCCGCTGAAGGCTTACTACCTGTAA